A stretch of DNA from Anopheles ziemanni chromosome 3, idAnoZiCoDA_A2_x.2, whole genome shotgun sequence:
TGTAGAGCAGTTGATAGACGATGGTTTCAGATCGGTACCGTATCCTACTATGgggtttttgttctgtttcatgTCACCTAAACTAGTGCGCATCCCAAGGAGGGTAGCACTGTTCTCGTTTAAACTGGCTGTCCGTTTAATTTATTGCCACATAATCGAAAATGTTGTTCAACATAGagcgaatattttatttcctacgTCGAGAGGgcattattgattttttttgtttgcgtttcagAGCAGCAtgaagtgtgtgtttgtgtgtgggtaGGAGTGTGAGAGAGATAGAAAGTATGAATGTATGTGTTGGTTTAGTAGTGATAGTTTTGtctgtttcgtttgctttctcTCGTTCATATCACTTCTGGTTATATTGTGCATCAAGAGTAGTCTAgtatcgtttgtttgttgctgtGTTTTCTTCCTGTATTAGTTATATTGTTTGCCACTTTGCTTGTAACCCAACAATAGAGTAGAGTAGAGttttcgaaaagaatgcaATCTCGGGCTTTTCGATTTCGATGCGCGCATGGAAAGCTGattctatatatatatataatataagCCTTAGCGATGCATATAATGTTTTGAGTAGGTTTCCAAATGAtcattcttttttccttccttcgacactccgtttgtatttttgcatcgtttttctgttttgttttctttatctaCTATCATTTTTCAATGATTAACCATCTTTTGCTACGCCcagtatttgtttgtttcgttcaattcGTTTTGTTTAGCTAAAATGTACAGGGTTGTTGGAATTGTAGTTCTACATTCGATTTATACAGTGGCGATTGGAGACGTGATACGTGAAAGGGagtagagagaaaaagaaaaaaggactaGCGTGAGTATACATCCAATATAATTACAAAATATATACTTGTATGAGAGATTATTTGaattcaaaaatatgtttcataaTCTCAACGAAAAACGAGCAGGAGCAAGAACACCTTGATTAAAAGCATGCGTTTATGTGTAACTGTCCTACGAAAACATCCTACAACATGTCGTTTGATTGTTCTATCCAGGTAATAGCAACATTTTTATGATGCAGATTTAGGATAAGTCGTAGGAAAGTAGTATGTTTTTAACGACGAAATCTTCCATGATGTGCATCAATGACAATCTTACAGTAAAGTATGTAGGCATTCTAGTATAAAAACTGACTGTGTATCAGCACAAATATggtacttaaaaaaaaagtaataccaCAATAGTTGCAAGTTAGACCAGGTTATCTAATAGTAGATACAATGTTAGAGAGGTAAATACAGAAGTAagtgaaatattaaaaagagaTAAACCATAGACATtaacaacaaaacatcaaatactgaggaaaaatatcgaaaaatCTTGATTGTTACAGTAATACTTGACTTTTAGTGTTGGTTCACTCTGTGTCGATCTGGGGAAAACATATTCAATACAATGTTAACCCTCTGATACTCGATTGTTGTGTCTTTGTATGTGATTCCATAACGTCCTGCCCCTACGAGATTGTATAAGGTTCTCTTTCACTGTTGTTGGggtggttttatttgatttgtgtaGATTTCTAGGTTTTTTACATATTACCATGGTCAGGTTGTATTTTCATCTTATTTTTTAtaagtgttgttgttgtcttgTATGTTAGTAACGATGTTTTGTAGCTATATGTTTAGAAAATGAATTCAGTATACTCTTACAAGTGGTAGCTACTTTTGGGCATTCTTGTGTGTTCATTACTTATTGCTGAATTTATTCGTACTCGTTTTATGCTTCTTCCGGTTTTAAGTAATGGTTTGATATGATGCTTACTCGTTCGTTTATGTTTGACTGTAAATCGTGATTTGTACGCGGAaatgcaaaaatcaaaatgtgctTGTGTTCGATTTCCTTAAATAGCATACTATTTCTTTCAAAACCAATCAATCCTGCTCATAattatcttcttttttctactaatttcaattgaaaatgttaaaaaaaaactttacatTAATTCAGCTTAATTTGGCATGCCTTAAAGTATCGCTCCGTTCATATCTCTCCATCACATCGATCGTTCAGTAAGTTTAAACTTTTCCTATTGTTACGTATTGTTGTGCttagaaaaaaggaagataGGCCATTTCGGTTCTCGCTAGCAGGTAGCTTAGTTTCATTGATTTGCCGCTAAAATGCAGCTATACACATACCACAACGTGCTAGTGCCGGTCGTTGGTTTACGTTCAAAAATGCTAAAGCGCAGAACATAAGGGCAAAAGCGATGGGAAAAGAAGTCATCTTAAAGTAAATTTGTAGGAAAATCAATGAAAGTACAAATATGCAATCGACAAGGCTTACCTCTAAACAAGATGACCGTCGTAATGTGGCTTATTTACTATTAATCTACTATTAATGATCTGCTTTACCATCGGTGTTGTTCGTAGCATATTAGTAGAATACTTTGTTCATGTATGATCAAGTTATTCATTCTTAAACGGGGTGAAGTATTCATAACAAACGGTTTTACTGTAAGTCGTTTCCTTCTAGGCGCTGCTGAACAGGGTTTACGCAATATTTACACTTTGGTTCGTTAAAGATTAACATTTAACAGTTACGCCTATGCTTTAGTGAGTGAGTGATTCTTACATGATTGAGTAAGAGTATGGTTTTATTGTGTTAACGTTTACTGGCGATTCTTTATTCGTATGATAATTCGTTGAATGTCTTGGCATAGAATCCCTTCATCGAAATGCTAAAACATGCATTTTTCTAAGTTTGTGTCAtggaacaaaattaaacaaaaatatccagTTTGTGCatacgttgttttttttatggttcTGTTTCAACGATTCATATGCAGATCATGCATGGAGATAGCGTCGCTGTACCAAGAAAAAGTTCTGTAATTAGATTCAAACGAAATTTGAAGAGGGTTATATTTCAAAGACAAAATAATGTTCTTTGTCATGATATCATTTGATGACTGCTATTGTACAATAAGCTCACCGATTGTCCTTCTCTCCGTTGAATGGACCattatttctgttttgttttggtcttACTAATGTTTACACGGGTTTTTTTAGCTAGAGAAAGATTAATTTTGAAACATGCTTCTTCttacataatttttcaatGGACTCTGTTAAATTAAGTGAATTGTTTACCAGTTTTCCTGATTACCGATATAATTCAAAATGAGTTCCTCGTTATCTGCTCTTCGACTCTTGCTAGCTTACTGGGATTTGAACGTAAAGTCGTACATTTACTATGTTTGCCTTATCTCTTTGCTGCAGATGTCATGTTCTAGCTCTCTTTTCTCTTGATGCCACGGTATACAATACTTGCAATTATTTAATTCATTGTTTACTGTTCttctgtttatgttttttgtgtttttgtgttaaGATTTTCGTTTCTAATACTAGTATTTTCAAGTCAATAAAGATCAATCACAGAGAATATTTTAAAGTAATACAGTTTCTCGCTTTCCGGTCTCCAGGTTAGAGCCATTTctcactttttgttttgtttttcgtttgcatcGAGTTTCGTATTGTTTGATTAAGATTGAGTTCCGGTTTCCTTATAGTTCTAGATACATGTTTACGCAATATGTAGATCCCTCCATGCGACGAGAAGCACTTGTTTTCGATTTATGATTATTTCGTTGCCCATTGCAAAGTAGGCCGCGACGCTTACAACAcgatccatttttttttattatttacttttcgGTGAACCATTGGAAAATAGAGAGACCATTGAACCGCATGCTGGCAGACACGATGGAAGCAACATGAAAGAGTAGCAAAcaagttttttaaatgtgaatTTTGACGATATTTTAGTAGGTTTTTCCTTATATGATGCTTGTGATTACTAAATCATCTTTGAACTAACGATATGTCGAAATTAAATCGAAAACATACAGTTCTATTTAATCACCTTGTGCTGATTATTACTTCAACCCCTTGATAACTTTATATTCCCAACGAGTTGTGCTTGTTAGTTGCATACTCTCAATAGTTTGATGGCTTGCTGGAATTGAATTCAAAGGATATTTGAGATATGTTCCTAGTTTCATGTAGGAACAGCTATGAAACATTAACATTTGCCGCTACACCAAAATAATGTAATGTAACTAAATGAGTAAAGATCTCCAAATAACTGTAGCAAACAAAATTGTAAGGTTCATGTTCTTTTTGCCAACAATGTGTTAATATCTCGTTAACTGAGTTCGCTGTCAAAAAGCAACTAGCTACTGATTCcgaacgatgtaaaatgaTGTGGTATGCTTAAGAGCTTCTATTGAAAGGAAAGAGTGCTTGGGGGTTTTGGCTCGAGATGGATCAGTACTTCTACACGTCGGCCGATGTGCGATGCACGTTGTCTATATGGTCCATACGTGTACCTTCTCCGCGACGACGCACCAGGACGCTCGCTCGTAGTAGGACGACACGATGTGCAGACTGGTGACGTGGTGGTTGATCAGGGCATCCAGTTCCCCCTCCCGGAACACGTGGTAGTACCGGTGGTGGGTAGCGGAGCCCCCGATCGACGGACTGTCCAGCGACGCCGTGCTGGCCGAGTGCGCCCACGAGTCGACGCTGGCGTGAGATTCAAAGGAAGGTACCGACGACTTTTTGGTGGCCGAAAGCGGTTTCCGTTCGGCAGGACCTGGTGCGTTGCAGGTGCCTTGGCCAGGCGCTGGAGGCATCGTCGCACTGGTGGACGAGCTGCTGGCAGCTCCCATAAGGCCGGACGTGGAACTCGTTGAAGGGTACGATAGTGCGGTGGTTGTCGGCACTGGACCGTTAGCACTGGCCGTCGGTGGACTGTTCCAACGGCTGTGACGCTCACCGATGTCTTTGCCGCTGCTGTtactactgctgctactgccGTGGAGATAGTCCGCCCCGGCGAGTAGGCTCAGGTGCTGACTGGCGCCATTAAAGCTGATCACCTTGCTACGCCTCCGGTGAGTTTCGCTCGTACCGGTGCTGCCCGTGCCGCTCGGCCCGACCACAACCGGACGCTGCTGGTTCGCATCAGCTTCCGTGTGACACTGATGCTCCTCCGAGCTGTCGTCCTCCTGTATCAACAGCACCGTATCGTTGGACAGCTCCGGGTCGTCCTCATCCAGCTCGGGAATGATGACGAAATCGTCCACAACCGACTTCGCTGCGAGATTCTTACACTTAACACTGTTGGACACGACCTTCGGTGCACCCCCTTCCACCCCCACACCCGCCGTCACCTCCCCTTCGACAGCACCCCGCTGCTGTCCCCCACAGCGTTGCTCTTCGAGCACATTGAACtcctcctcatcctcatcgtcatcgtcgtccgtTTCCTCCTGAATGATCGGAGCCATCGAGGAGCCGTAGCTCTGCCCCAACGAGTCATTGCTGCCCCCGAACTGACCCACGCCGCCCATGCCAACCCCCGCCGTGCCCCCCACATTGGATAGGTTCGCCAGCATTAGCCGCCGTTCGCGCAACTCCGCCCGCAGCTGGTTCAGATCGCGCAGGTCACCGTTCAGCTTCCGCAGGTACGGATCGGTAACGATCGGTTGCGCCACCCGCGCCTCCCGACCGTCCGGCCCCCCGAACACGTCGTCATCCTCGTCGAAGCTTTCGCTGTTGCGCTGCTTCTCGTTTTCCAGCTCCTTCAGCAGCTGGGCGCTCAGCTTTTCGGCAAAGTCCACCAGATGCTGCCGGGACGCTAGCTCTTCCGCGTCCGCTAGGTTCGTCGTCGCAGGTGTCGCTTCCGGCAGACCGTTGCATCGGTTCGGTTTACCGCCACCAGCGGAAGTGGCGGAAGCTTCAACACGCTCCGGTATTGCCATGTCCACGACGTCCTCGAGTTTGTGTGCGACGACGGCGGCCGCTTCGACCAGCGGAGGAATTGAGGAGCTGAGGGTGGTGGCGAGCTCCGACGCGACTTTTGCCACCACCGACGAGGCCGGTGCGGGTGAAAGCGAAGGTCGCAGGGCACTGATGACACTGTCGATCGAATCCGGCGACGACGGTTCACTCGAGTCGCTGTCCAGGTCGTCCGTCTCCGGATTGAACAGCTCGAGCGAGAGCAGCTTCGGGATCGGTACGGACGATGCCGAGCTACCGGTGGAAGCCGCCGCCGAGGTCTGCCGACGTAGGATGGGATAGTTGCCACTGCGCCGGAATTTGGGAATGGGCGGCAGCTCCTTGATCTGCTGCCGGGTAATCTTCTGCGATTTTAGCGGTGAACTGAACAGCGTTCTGATGCTCGACGTCGTACGCTCCTGCGTCGCCGGCTTACTTGAGCAGgtactggtggtggtggtggtggtggtgctagTGGTGGAACTACTACTGATGGTCAGGGTGTTCGGTGTGGACGCGGACGTTGGCACGGTGGACTCACTCCCACTGCCAGTGCCGATCGTTTCGATCGCATGACCGGCCGCCAGTTGCTGTTCCTTTTGCCACGGTAACACAACGGTTTCCTCGAACGTGAACTTGGTACTTTCCGTGGCCGGAGCGGCCGTACCGTCACCGACCGGCAGTCCCGGCAGTCCTGTGCCATCGGACCCGTTCGGGGTTGTGTCACTGCTGCCCGTTTTGGTTCGCGGAGGTGCCGGTGAGTGCGCTGGCGTTGGACAGGGCATCACCAGTGGTGACGTTGGCACTGATGAGGAAGGCATGCGACCCATGCTGTTGCCGGTGTTGAAGAAATCCGCCCCGCTGCCGGTTCCGCCACTACACACACCGTTCGTCGCTCCATTCGCTACCCCATTTCCACTGCAGCCACCGTTCGGTTGTGTCACCTGcgacagctgctgctgctgctgtggttgCGATTGTTGCTGTTGGTCTGGTTTAGGAATATAGATCACAGATGCAAAACTATCCTCCGATTCGATGCTGGTATCACTCTGGAGACTGCTGTCTTTGGACGAATCTGCATACGGCGTGgccaaaaaggggaaaaatgaaggaaaagcaGAGAGCAAACGGGAAGAATGTTAGTACGATCGACCGCGATCTTCGTTACGCTACTGGGCTACGAGCTAATTGAGGCAAGCGGGACAGTGGTTATTAAGGTATAAAATAGTAGTAGTTTACAgttgggagggaggggaggcAAAAAGGCGAGTGCAGGTAAGTTATTGGTTATTTTTTAGTAAGTTAAATATAGTCGGAAGCATGACAGTGGAGCGTTGGTGCGTCAGTGCGGGGGGGATGGAATGGTTGTGGAAGTGCAGAAGTAAGATGAATGGCTGGATGGTAACGAAGGTGGGCCGAGTCATGATTAGAGCACACCGTTCGAGAGATGTATGATGTTTATGGTAGACAGATGAGGTGCAGTTTACTAAAGAAATGATAAACAAACTTATAACGCAGTGCACTCGTGTAAGACGAGTAGGCTATGCCTCCGTTTGGCACCGAGCATTGGTCGGCTTTCTGACCAGCTTGCTTTGTTTTCCGAAATGTTGACAAACTCTAGCCTACTGCCAATTTTCTGCACAGAAAGCCAACATCTAATCTAACAAACGCCATGCGTCTAGGATTAAATATACTATAAAGCACATGGAGTTGGCAACTACGGGGACGTTCTGGGACTACTAAGCCCAGCTAAAACAGCAGTCTAGCATGCGCATCTAGTTTAGATCGGGTGGTCTCTACAAATATTCGCCAGAATTCGCATCCCTAATGCGTGTGCACACATTTTTCGGTATTCAATACTGCACACCACACCGGCAAACTAGACGTCTGTCCATTGTTGTTTGAAATagtatttatatatttatttcccCTAGTGGTTTGCTATTCGAACCAAGCCACAACACAGCTAACGATCACTACGGACTAAGTAAGAAACTTGTACAGATTGGTTTGTTGGTAGGTACCCGCAAAACGTTGTCGTTTAATGAAAGTAGAACGAAAACTGTCTGTAGAAAAGAAACAGATGAGCATTACCAATAGCAGAAGGATGGAATGGTCATGGTCGggagaagagagaaagagagagagagaaagaagaaagagaaagagagagagagaaagagaataagagagaaaaatataGAAGAGAAAGAAGAATGAGAGAACGAAGAAATGGCTAAGAAGAGCTAACGCCCCGAAAGACACTCGACACTGGGAAAGGAATCGTAATTCGTGTGTTTCTTTCGATAGTTGGGGcttaatttgtttcattttaatgttCCATTTTCTATATCCAACGGTCTTGTGGTGATCGTGATGAACCCGagggtgatttttgtttgcttttggtggtgatggtgatgttaGTAGAACTGTTGTCTAGTATAGACTTAGAGATTGGGGTGAATACGAGCTGTGGTGATTTGGTGAACATTGTAACATAACGATagtcaaaaaaacaacaatcggTTTAAACACAATCGACAAATAGGTAACAGCCGATGTAAAACTGGCAGCTATAAATAGCCCTCTCAGCCATTTGAACGATaaatgcgtgaaaaattgCCAGGAAGGATCGATATACTATTTATTTGCATAGATTTGAAAACTCTGGACAAGCTTCCACAAAGACGCTATAGGCAAAAACGCTTCGTCTGCTATAAAACGATTGCGCCCTTATGTATGCAACTGTAGCGACGTACAGTTTATGGCAGTttcagttttcattttctattcCTTGTAATCGTTTGAGTCTCATTTTAAAACGTTTCAAGTAAAATTAATGGCTCACTATTCGAAGCTCAATGATATACGGGTGAATATTTAGTAGAATTTAATGGTTATATTGTGACAGCTAatgcaaaacaataaaaagccATAAAGCTTAaagtaaattgataaaatcgGAACTGCGGAAGTAGATAAAACTGAGGAACGCAAAACAGTTGATGAGATTAACTAAATGTGTGGTATTACTATTAACACAAAGTTACTGCTGTAAACGGAACCAACTGCTTCGTTAGACTCTCCTGCTTAGCCATTCTTCACGCATATTCTGTGCAAGACGATAGAAAGGGCCTCGTAGAACCGGCTGCCATTCCAACAAACAGTAAAGATGCAATTTTAACACACGCTTCCAACAGACACATGTTCCAAAAGAGGACTTTACGTAAACTGAACACTTGCGAACGCAGGGTAAAGGTGAAGGACGGTTCATTGCTGCGAATGCAGGTTTACtaattgtttttcgtttgcggGATAGGAACAAAGTTTGAACAGAGTGAACGTTAGTGGTGAAACGGAGTACTAGcaaaggtggtggtggtggtggcagttGCGATAGTGACAGATGTGTGGTGAAAGTAGGTGGTGGTGAGAGTAACATATGTTAGTTTATAATATCGGATTCGGATTAGTTGGAATACAACTCGTATCATGTTTCGGTTCGTGTGAACGACGAAAGGACGAGAGACGAagtgagaaaaacaatttgatagagagacagaaagagagagaaagagagagagataaagagAGTTCGGGTAGAGACTCGGGACCAGACTGGCCTGGCCGGGAGCCACAGGATGGCAGAACTTACCGGAACCGCTTTCGCGCGAGTGGCGCCTCGGCTTGGACGCCTCATCCTGGCTGGTGCCCATCGAGGCCAGCAGCTTGTCGTtggtgctgctgccgctgctgctgccaccgccaccgccgccgccgccaccgctaCCGAGGCCGTTGCCACCGGtgctgccgttgctgctggtgccACTTCCGCTGGCG
This window harbors:
- the LOC131288207 gene encoding serine-rich adhesin for platelets; this encodes MGTLTASSTASSFPLVKSKFGGASYEEETTETRSMTDRSSRTDASGRSAALERAYVHDVYENCEEPNGQIRPKVAQFLAGLEPGSLVCDVGCGNGRYLSGFNPLIYTIGVDRCYRLTQVAHGKGGEVAICDNLELPFRDESFDAVLSLAVVHHFATTERRVGAIRELARILRIGGRVIITVWALEQRHRRFESQDVLVPWQPPRSKTGGLSDDEDDDDFLPPYHAYTEDSTNSSRSAGDGDSSSLSSSSPGETCYSFVRRAIQKLAGSKRSPWFLESWSSRETKHDSSLDYEDAKDLPIELRRLEDFDDLPEPPLSAGLKSRSLGSILNPPPKTIVRSRSSVPSLGAQMPESKVPPPTADPAPPASRRPKLVKQKQSLCDEVDYKFSESSAQAYREHVQRNEARGPLLRKQSSLNEELMAESRLREKERIRKRIQKQISLNESFLCRSLFTKRLQVIKEGFATKLKTSTGSLERVTKNGFVKIIQNIKAASPASAYHGGAPGGHQHHHHHHHHHHGHHGHHNHPNHQHHPPHHHHHHHPHGPPPGPGGRSPYCAYDPSCCPPGCCPDYAGSGSGSGSRFGGACGHHRLSRNNSASGSGTSSNGSTGGNGLGSGGGGGGGGGSSSGSSTNDKLLASMGTSQDEASKPRRHSRESGSDSFRSTFIKRQRFADSSKDSSLQSDTSIESEDSFASVIYIPKPDQQQQSQPQQQQQLSQVTQPNGGCSGNGVANGATNGVCSGGTGSGADFFNTGNSMGRMPSSSVPTSPLVMPCPTPAHSPAPPRTKTGSSDTTPNGSDGTGLPGLPVGDGTAAPATESTKFTFEETVVLPWQKEQQLAAGHAIETIGTGSGSESTVPTSASTPNTLTISSSSTTSTTTTTTTSTCSSKPATQERTTSSIRTLFSSPLKSQKITRQQIKELPPIPKFRRSGNYPILRRQTSAAASTGSSASSVPIPKLLSLELFNPETDDLDSDSSEPSSPDSIDSVISALRPSLSPAPASSVVAKVASELATTLSSSIPPLVEAAAVVAHKLEDVVDMAIPERVEASATSAGGGKPNRCNGLPEATPATTNLADAEELASRQHLVDFAEKLSAQLLKELENEKQRNSESFDEDDDVFGGPDGREARVAQPIVTDPYLRKLNGDLRDLNQLRAELRERRLMLANLSNVGGTAGVGMGGVGQFGGSNDSLGQSYGSSMAPIIQEETDDDDDEDEEEFNVLEEQRCGGQQRGAVEGEVTAGVGVEGGAPKVVSNSVKCKNLAAKSVVDDFVIIPELDEDDPELSNDTVLLIQEDDSSEEHQCHTEADANQQRPVVVGPSGTGSTGTSETHRRRSKVISFNGASQHLSLLAGADYLHGSSSSSNSSGKDIGERHSRWNSPPTASANGPVPTTTALSYPSTSSTSGLMGAASSSSTSATMPPAPGQGTCNAPGPAERKPLSATKKSSVPSFESHASVDSWAHSASTASLDSPSIGGSATHHRYYHVFREGELDALINHHVTSLHIVSSYYERASWCVVAEKVHVWTI